The Vicia villosa cultivar HV-30 ecotype Madison, WI linkage group LG1, Vvil1.0, whole genome shotgun sequence genome includes a region encoding these proteins:
- the LOC131633650 gene encoding G-type lectin S-receptor-like serine/threonine-protein kinase LECRK1: MDAYTATATILLIMYLSVPNNGAQTHQKLPERIAPGSSLSPTGSDYNSLWLSRSGLFAFGFYTQDNNGFVVGIWLVGKMSRTIVWTANRDDPPVSSTSKLQFTTNGIILTDQHGQEKLIVNANARASSASMLDSGNFVLYDYNNISRIIWQSFDHPTDTLLGSQSLPSGGQLSSSLSDANSSTGRFRLNMQVDGNLVLYPAYTTQSGWDAYWSSNTASVNVNYHLYLNNTGLLQILDSNRDSSLITTLFDAEKHQQKTGGNQTIYRATLDFDGVFRLYAHPNNSASNKMITSWPGNNPCEVKGFCSFNSYCTFDDDKPLCNCLKGYKFIDENEKTLGCERNYSKVECRGNNDGVAFYNIVPMNNILWEDHPYFETKDMSSEQDCSSACLVDCNCWAALYDDGARSCKKQGLPLRYVRRTHEDDESTTAFLKVGKNSMENWKLNDTQSPLQPSPPPIKTTSNDAVVHIIVVTSIFTVLLVSAVVISCHYIYKIRVLSYKRLSDTVNIGLNDDVALRRFSYNELKRATNQFKEELGKGSFGSVYKGTLNRGKRLIAVKRLEKLVEEGEREFQAEVRSIGKTHHRNLVRLLGFCVEGSKRLLVYEYMSNSSLGKLLFGDQRRPDWNERVRIALDIARGILYLHEECDAPIIHCDLKPQNILMDEFWTAKISDFGLAKLLMPDQTRTFTMARGTRGYMAPEWNKNVPISVKTDVYSYGIMLLEILCCRRNIDVNVLEPEEVLLSGWAYKCFVSGEVNKLVPWEVIDNNVMENMIKVALWCIQDDPLLRPTMKGVVLMLEGITDVAVPPCPDSSSA; encoded by the coding sequence ATGGATGCCTATACTGCAACTGCCACCATCCTGCTGATCATGTACTTATCAGTACCAAATAATGGAGCTCAAACACATCAAAAACTACCAGAGCGGATAGCACCAGGTTCCTCACTTTCCCCTACTGGCAGTGATTACAACTCTTTATGGCTTTCCCGTTCTGGCCTATTTGCTTTTGGCTTTTATACACAAGACAACAATGGCTTTGTGGTTGGAATTTGGTTGGTTGGTAAGATGAGTAGGACGATAGTATGGACTGCAAACCGTGATGACCCTCCGGTATCCTCAACTTCAAAGCTACAATTTACCACGAACGGGATAATACTAACTGATCAACATGGACAAGAGAAGCTTATTGTTAATGCTAATGCAAGAGCTTCCTCTGCATCCATGCTTGATTCTGGCAACTTTGTACTATATGACTACAATAATATTTCCAGAATCATATGGCAGAGTTTCGATCACCCCACGGATACTTTGTTGGGGAGTCAATCTCTACCTAGCGGAGGCCAACTTTCCTCTAGTTTATCAGATGCCAACAGCTCAACTGGGAGGTTTCGTCTTAACATGCAGGTTGATGGAAATCTTGTTTTGTATCCAGCATACACTACACAATCAGGTTGGGATGCTTATTGGTCCTCTAATACTGCTAGTGTCAATGTCAACTATCATCTTTACCTCAACAATACAGGTCTACTACAGATCTTGGATAGTAACCGTGATTCTAGTCTTATTACCACTTTGTTTGATGCGGAAAAACACCAGCAGAAGACTGGAGGAAACCAGACTATTTATCGTGCGACCTTGGATTTTGATGGGGTTTTTCGCCTATATGCTCATCCAAATAATAGTGCAAGTAACAAAATGATCACAAGTTGGCCCGGGAATAACCCATGTGAAGTAAAGGGGTTTTGTAGCTTCAACAGTTACTGCACATTCGATGACGACAAACCATTATGCAACTGCCTCAAGGGATACAAATTTATAGATGAAAATGAAAAGACTCTTGGTTGCGAAAGGAACTATTCGAAAGTAGAGTGTAGAGGTAATAATGATGGTGTGGCCTTTTATAACATAGTCCCGATGAACAATATTTTATGGGAGGACCATCCTTATTTTGAGACTAAAGATATGTCTTCGGAACAAGATTGctcatctgcttgtttggttgATTGCAACTGTTGGGCTGCACTGTATGATGATGGAGCAAGATCATGCAAGAAACAAGGGTTGCCTTTGAGATATGTCAGAAGAACACATGAAGATGACGAGTCGACCACAGCATTCTTAAAGGTGGGGAAAAACAGCATGGAAAACTGGAAGTTGAATGATACACAGTCCCCCCTACAACCATCACCACCTCCAATCAAGACTACCAGTAACGATGCGGTGGTGCATATTATTGTTGTTACATCAATATTTACTGTGCTTCTGGTTTCAGCAGTTGTTATATCCTGCCATTACATTTACAAGATTCGGGTATTGAGCTACAAAAGGTTATCGGACACTGTGAACATTGGGCTGAATGACGATGTGGCTTTGAGAAGGTTTTCATACAACGAGCTGAAAAGAGCAACAAATCAGTTCAAGGAAGAATTGGGTAAGGGATCTTTTGGATCTGTTTACAAAGGGACCTTAAACAGAGGTAAGAGATTGATTGCAGTGAAGAGACTAGAGAAGCTGGTGGAAGAAGGGGAAAGGGAGTTTCAAGCAGAGGTGAGATCCATTGGGAAAACCCACCACAGGAACCTAGTTAGATTGCTGGGTTTTTGTGTTGAGGGTTCGAAAAGGCTTCTGGTTTATGAGTACATGAGCAACAGTTCGCTTGGAAAGCTTCTCTTTGGTGATCAAAGACGTCCGGATTGGAATGAGAGAGTTAGAATAGCACTGGATATTGCGAGAGGAATTTTGTATCTCCATGAAGAGTGTGACGCTCCAATCATTCATTGCGACTTAAAGCCTCAAAACATTTTGATGGATGAGTTTTGGACCGCCAAGATATCGGATTTTGGGCTAGCAAAACTTTTAATGCCGGACCAAACCAGAACATTCACGATGGCCAGAGGTACAAGAGGATATATGGCCCCGGAATGGAACAAGAACGTGCCAATATCAGTGAAAACAGATGTTTATAGCTACGGAATAATGCTGTTGGAAATCTTATGTTGCAGAAGAAACATAGATGTTAATGTCTTGGAACCTGAGGAGGTTCTTCTTTCGGGTTGGGCCTATAAATGCTTTGTTTCAGGAGAGGTAAATAAGCTTGTACCTTGGGAAGTCATTGATAACAATGTGATGGAAAATATGATTAAGGTGGCACTGTGGTGTATCCAAGATGATCCTCTTCTCCGGCCAACAATGAAGGGTGTGGTGTTGATGTTAGAAGGGATCACTGATGTAGCAGTTCCTCCTTGTCCAGATTCCAGTTCCGCATGA